Within the Porphyromonadaceae bacterium W3.11 genome, the region GCTCCAATAACTTAGACATGTTTACTGCCATGAAGCTGGCTAGCTTCTTATCTAAGGCATGGAGCGGAGATCCAAAGTCTGCCAAATCTACCGACATCTTCAAAGCAGCGACCGAAGTTGGGTCAGAAATCCTTCACTTGGATGCTGGTAAGATAGAGGTAGGGATGTTAGCTGACTTAGCTATACTAGACCTAGATCTCCCAGAGATGACTCCGTGCCATAACCTCATATCCAACGTCGTTTATTCAGCCAGTGGCTCAGTCGTGGATACGATGATTGTGGATGGCAAAATCTTGATGGAAGGTAGAAAGGTCGAGGGCGAAGAAGAGATTATGGAAGAGCTAAGAGAGGTGACTCAGGACCTATTCAAACGTGCTGGGAAAGCCTGATTAGCATGGAGTTAAATTCATAAAGAATTTCATATATGATAACATACAACGAATATAAAGAGGCTGCGGACTACTTACGTCCACTTGTTCCAGAAGAGACCAAGGTAGCCATTACACTAGGCTCAGGCTTAGGTAAATTAGCGGATAAGATTGAGAATGCTAGGGTGATACCTTACACAGATATTCCCCACTTCCCTAAGAGTACAGCGTTAGGTCACAAGGGGAACCTGATAGTAGGGACACTAGATGGAGCACCTGTCATCGCGATGCAGGGTCGTTTCCACTATTACGAAGGCTACCCGATGGAGAAAGTGACGTTTCACGTCCGAGTATTCAAACTACTAGGGATTGAATACCTCTTCGTCAGCAATGCAGCTGGTGGTATCAGCACTGAGTACAAAGTAGGAGACCTGATGATCATAGGCGATCATATTAATCTTCTGCCCAATCCATTGATTGGCCCTAATATGGAGGAGTTTGGTCCTCGCTTCAGCGATATGACCCGAGCCTATGACAGGGAACTAATATCTACAGCTCAGCGGCTAGGTCGCCAATTAGATATCCCATTACATAAGGGCGTATATGTAGGTTGGACCGGGCCCTCTTATGAGACACCAGCAGAGTACAAGTTCTTAGGTATCATAGGTGGTACCGCTATTGGGATGAGTACCGTACCAGAAGTGATCGTTGCTCGTCATTGTGACATCCGAGTATTTGGGATGTCTGTGATCACGAATGAAGGTTATCACTTCTCTGATGACTTTGTCAATGATGGTGACGACGTACTTATCGCTGCTAATGCTGCATCTGAAAAGATGACAGCCCTCTTTACTGAGATCATTAAGACTCTATACTAAATAAGACTATAATTTCGGCGGTAGTAGGAGTATTACCTCTTACTATCGCCGAAGTTGTCTTTTATAAATAATTA harbors:
- a CDS encoding purine nucleoside phosphorylase I, inosine and guanosine-specific, producing the protein MITYNEYKEAADYLRPLVPEETKVAITLGSGLGKLADKIENARVIPYTDIPHFPKSTALGHKGNLIVGTLDGAPVIAMQGRFHYYEGYPMEKVTFHVRVFKLLGIEYLFVSNAAGGISTEYKVGDLMIIGDHINLLPNPLIGPNMEEFGPRFSDMTRAYDRELISTAQRLGRQLDIPLHKGVYVGWTGPSYETPAEYKFLGIIGGTAIGMSTVPEVIVARHCDIRVFGMSVITNEGYHFSDDFVNDGDDVLIAANAASEKMTALFTEIIKTLY